ATGAAAAGTTGTATGAGAAGTTAAGTGCAGACAGAGAAGACTGTATCGATTTTGCATTTAACCTTGCTTCAAAAATCCTGAACGTTGACATTGACCGCAACAAAAGTGAATATAAAGAGCTTTTGTCGGACTTTATGAATATTCAGACGACTCTAATGACATTGAGCGCCGACGGAAAGGATTATTCGTTTGAAACTCTCCGGCCCGATGACATTCTCGAGTCGTCAAGGGATATGGCTCATATTTCGTTAACTAAAAACATCTCAGAAACAAATTCTGATGATATATATAATAAGGAAGAAAATAATTCTCAGACGCCTATATCTGCCGACAATCTAACAGAAAATAACCTCTTGGAAGATGGGCCAGATGAAAGCGGACCGGAAGCCAGTGTTGATGTTACTGAACAGGTAAACGATACTGAAAACGCTTACAAAGAAGCTGATGGAGAACCACACGTTGGATCTCATGAAAATGAAATCCGGTTTGAAGAATCTGAGCCAGAAATGCCAGAGGATAGCTATATAACGGATGAAGATGTTGACGAAGAACAGGATGAACCAGCAGATTATTACCATCCTGAAGAAATGGTTCAAAGTGAAAAATATGTTTTCATCCGTCCATCAGTAAAGAGTGTCAAAATTCCCAAAAATGACTCAGACAATGAGAAATTCGCATTCAGCGAGATTAAGTATTTAAGTCAAGAGATATTAAAAGCGGTTGTCAAAAAAGTAAATATAAAGGATCTTTCCGCTGCCCTCAACGGAGCAGATGAAGATATAATCAGTTCCTTGATGAACGCCATGTCAAACAAAAACAGGGAAAAGGTTCTTGATGCTATAAAATATTTAGGACCGATCCCACAGCCTGAAATTGACGCTGCGCGTAAGAGGATTGCTGAAATAGCTTATGAAATGAGTCAAAAAAGGAGCAGGGCTTAATGTCTGAGGTTTCCGAAAATCACAGAATACTGCGCCAGGATAAAAGCGGGGATTACTATTGGGTTAAAACAGGCAAAGCTCAGCACCTTCATAACAAAATGCTTGAAGCTGAGAAAATAATGAAAAACTCGCTAAAACGGAGCCAGGAGATAATCTCCAAGGTCGAAGAAGAGGCAAAGTCGTTAATCAATGATGCAACAAAAAACGGCTTTGATAAAGGTTATAGCGAGGGCTATTCAAAAGGTCTCAGCGAAGGCAAGACTATTCCAGTTGAGAATAAGCGCCCATTAGCGGACGAGCTCAAAAAGCTAAAGGAAAGGCTTCCAGACTGTTATAATGTTGAAATGCCGAAAAATGAGTTGCTGGACAAGGCTTTTGAGCTTACAAAAAAGATAATATCAATAGAACTCAAAACCAATAGCGAGGCGTTTTTTGGACTTTATTATAAAGCCGCGCAGCATTTTAGCAATGTTGACAAGGCGACAATCAAGGCGTCCAGCAGAAATTGTAGGGAGATTGAGAAAAATATAGATAAATACAAAAATGCTATTGATGGATTAAATGAGATTAATACGGTTGAGCTTGATTGCGACGATGATTATTGCGTGCTCGAGACATCCCTCGGAACAATTGAAACAACAGCTTCAGTTCAATTTGAACGCGCAAAAAGTATCATCAATCCAGAATTTTAATAATTGAGAATCTCAGAAAGGAGGATCAACATGGCGATCAGCAGTATGCTCAAAGTGCTTGATAAGGCCGACCTCGCCGTATGCAGCGGCAGTGTCGACAGAGTAACTGGGCTTGCGGTTGAGTCTGTTGGTCCTCCTGTTAATATAGGCGAAGTTTGCAAGATATACCCGGCAAAGGGCAAGAAGCCTGTTAAAGCGGAGGTTGTGGGTTTCCGCGATAAGCATATGCTGCTAATGCCCTTTGACACCCTTTCAGGTATCGGGCCGGGGAGCCGGGTTGAATCAACTGGTATGCCCTTCTCAATACCGGTAGGAATGGGGCTCCGCGGACGTATTCTCGACGGGCTTGGCACACCGATTGACGGCAAAGGCCCCATTGAGGCGGAGGATTATTATAACATAGACGGAAGATCTTCCAATCCGCTCACAAGGCCGCGTATCAAAGAAAGAATAAATCTTGGAGTTAAGGCAATAGACGGGCTGTTGACCTGCGGCAGGGGACAGAGAATAGGCATATTCGCCGGAAGCGGCGTAGGAAAATCAACATTGCTTGGTATGATTGCCCGAAACGCTTCTGCTGATATAAATGTAATCGGCCTCGTCGGGGAACGCGGACGTGAGGTGCGCGACTTCATTGAACGTGACCTCAAAGAAGAAGGCATGAAGAAATCAGTGATTGTCGTCGCTACTTCAGACAGGCCGGCTATGGCGAGAATAAAATGCGCACTGGTTGCCACGACGATAGCTGAATTTTTCCGTGACAAGGGCATGTCAGTAATGCTGATGATGGATTCACTGACTCGCTTTGCGATGGCCCAGCGTGAGGTTGGGTTGGCAACAGGCGAGGCACCAGTTTCACGCGGATACACACCGTCGATATTTGCTATGATGCCTCAGCTTCTGGAGCGTTCCGGCAATTTTGACAAGGGTTCGATTACTGCTATCTATACAGTGCTTGTCGAGGGCGACGATATGAACGAACCTGTAGCCGATACGGTAAGAGGTATCCTTGATGGTCATATTGTTCTAACCCGTGGGCTTGCTATGAAAAACCATTATCCCGCGATTGATGTTCTGCGGAGTGTAAGCCGTCTTATGTCGGAGGTCGTGCCGCGTGAGCATTTAGAGCTTGCAGGAAAGATGCGCAACCTCATGGCGACATATGAAAACTATGCTGACCTCATCAGTATAGGTGCTTATAAGAATGGCAGCAATCCTGAGGTCGATATGGCGATAAAGTATCATGACAGAATAGAGAATTTCCTAAAACAATGGGTTGACGATAAATTCGACGCAGAGGAAACCTATGAGCTTATGAAAGAAGCGATTGCCTGAATAAGGAGGACAAGGCTTAATGAAGTTTAAATTTAGACTTCAGTCGGTCTTTGACCTGAGGAAACATCTTGAAGACGAACAAAAGGACGCGCTCAACCGCGAAAGGCAGATACTTCAGAGGATGACTGAAGAAAAGGAATCCCTCGAGCGTCAATTTGATCTTTGGTCCCAAAAATATCTTGCATTGGCGGGCAAGGGAATGAGGCCAAGTGATGCAGTGATAATAGGAACATATTTGAGCGATATTGAATCAAATATTAAAACTGCGTTGAAAAATATTGAACGCCAAACGGCGAATGTTGAAAGGGAAAGGCTGCTTCTGATAGAGAAGATGAAAGACCGCAAGACTATAGAATCCCTTTATGGAAAACAGCGGCAGCAATTCTTATATGAAGAGAGCAAAAAAGAGGAAAAGGAAATAGAAGATTTGATAACATCAAGGCGATGAGCCATAAATAAAGAAACATTGAAAGGAGGTGAAGGTATGAAGGTAAGTACGGTTGAAATCCCAAAGACAGCAGGAAAAGGCAGTGCAAGCAGCAAAAAGAGTCCGGCTTCAGGCTTCGTC
This DNA window, taken from [Clostridium] cellulosi, encodes the following:
- a CDS encoding hypothetical protein (Family membership), whose product is MRSLSEVIKSSRVLLDKEPKVLKIDIEPKTKAVPKPESNPIEDESNPIEDVEAILEKNAKESAEIALRNALRKAKEITDRANIDANLAYNDALKSGRSSGYEAGLKEGREEGEKTAEQMVVSAAHDFLDTVTSLDEKLYEKLSADREDCIDFAFNLASKILNVDIDRNKSEYKELLSDFMNIQTTLMTLSADGKDYSFETLRPDDILESSRDMAHISLTKNISETNSDDIYNKEENNSQTPISADNLTENNLLEDGPDESGPEASVDVTEQVNDTENAYKEADGEPHVGSHENEIRFEESEPEMPEDSYITDEDVDEEQDEPADYYHPEEMVQSEKYVFIRPSVKSVKIPKNDSDNEKFAFSEIKYLSQEILKAVVKKVNIKDLSAALNGADEDIISSLMNAMSNKNREKVLDAIKYLGPIPQPEIDAARKRIAEIAYEMSQKRSRA
- the fliI gene encoding Flagellum-specific ATP synthase (High confidence in function and specificity), giving the protein MAISSMLKVLDKADLAVCSGSVDRVTGLAVESVGPPVNIGEVCKIYPAKGKKPVKAEVVGFRDKHMLLMPFDTLSGIGPGSRVESTGMPFSIPVGMGLRGRILDGLGTPIDGKGPIEAEDYYNIDGRSSNPLTRPRIKERINLGVKAIDGLLTCGRGQRIGIFAGSGVGKSTLLGMIARNASADINVIGLVGERGREVRDFIERDLKEEGMKKSVIVVATSDRPAMARIKCALVATTIAEFFRDKGMSVMLMMDSLTRFAMAQREVGLATGEAPVSRGYTPSIFAMMPQLLERSGNFDKGSITAIYTVLVEGDDMNEPVADTVRGILDGHIVLTRGLAMKNHYPAIDVLRSVSRLMSEVVPREHLELAGKMRNLMATYENYADLISIGAYKNGSNPEVDMAIKYHDRIENFLKQWVDDKFDAEETYELMKEAIA
- a CDS encoding hypothetical protein (Family membership); this translates as MSEVSENHRILRQDKSGDYYWVKTGKAQHLHNKMLEAEKIMKNSLKRSQEIISKVEEEAKSLINDATKNGFDKGYSEGYSKGLSEGKTIPVENKRPLADELKKLKERLPDCYNVEMPKNELLDKAFELTKKIISIELKTNSEAFFGLYYKAAQHFSNVDKATIKASSRNCREIEKNIDKYKNAIDGLNEINTVELDCDDDYCVLETSLGTIETTASVQFERAKSIINPEF